The window AGTTATCTTTGGCTAGTTTTGGAAACGCCCATGCACTATCTACAAAAAACCAAGATCCAAGTCGAGCCAGCCGTCCGTTCGATACAGATAGAGATGGCTTTGTTATGAGTGAAGGCGCAGGTATTTTAGTATTAGAATCATTAGAAAACGCTATTCTTAGAGATGCGCCGATATTATGTGAAGTAGTGGGATACGGAGCTAGTTCAGATGCTCATCATATGGTAGCATCACACCCAGAAGGTAAGGGTGCCTACTTAGCAATGAAAAAAGCATTGAGAAGTGCAAATATATCAACAGGTGAAATTGATGTTATTAGTGCTCATGCAACAAGTACACAAATAGGTGATCGTTCAGAAATTCTAGCTATTAAGAAATTGTTTGGTGAACATTCCCGCAAAATTCCAACAACTGCAAACAAATCAATGACTGGTCACATGCTTGGTGCTGCTGGTGGAGTAGAAGCAATTGCTTTAGTGGAAAGTTTGAGACAAGGAATTATTCCTCCAACTATTAATGTAGAGAATTTAGATCCAGATTGCGACTTAGATGTTGTCTCAAAAACGCGAAATCTTCCAATGAAATATGGACTATCAAATTCTTTTGGCTTTGGCGGACATAATTCAGCAATCGTGTTAAAGAATTATGATTGAAGATCCACCTTTATAATTCAGAGGTGAAATAAATACATCTACCAAGGGTTGATCACCCTTGGTTTCAAATTTAGAATATCATGATCCGGATCTAGAATGTTCATCTGCCCGCCGATGATTTCCGCAAAGAAGGTCACGATGAGTGCATGATGCATTTTATCGTGAAAGAATACTTATCGAACCGAATGAAGTTCATTTACTTTGCAAACATACCCTGTCTCTTCTTTCACCTCACGGACCACGGCCTGCTGCAGGTGTTCACCTTTTTCTACAGTACCGCCTGGAAGTTCCCAATAACCCTTTACATTTTTGACCATTAACATATTTTCTTCCTCATCATAAATAATAGCTGATACTACGTCTACTCGTTTCAAAGAAATCTCCCCAATCATTCTCTGTTTACATCAATTGTCGAATAAATAGCACGAACTGTTCATTTCAATACATTCATTATAATGTATCCTTGATATAAGATAATGGATAAGGGGCAAAACAGCATTCGTGGGCAGATTGGAGGCCACAGCATGTGGATCATCATCATTTTACTTATTGTCCTCATTGGATTTACAGGGAATATCGTTTCTTTATTAAGACAAATGAAAGAGTCGAACGAGAAAATCATACAACTGTTAGAACAGCAAAAACCGAAAAAATAAAAACCTCACCCTTTTAGAGAGAGGTTTTTAGAGTAAGCAATTATTCTTATCGTTTCTCATGAAGCAACATATATCTGATTCGACGAATATAATGCAGTGCAATATGAACGAGACATAAAATGAGCCCGATCATCGCAAGAATATAGATGGGCAGCATCAAACCAGGTACATAGTTGACGATAAAACCCAAACAAAACGCTGTCAGCATATATAGACTGATCAACCTCATCAATACCATCCGAAGCCCTCCCTTTCTACATTCACTTTAACATATTTTCCCTTTATTTTCATGATTGGCTTTTAAAAAAAGATGCGAATCCACTAAGATTCGCATGATCATTACGTATTCGATTCACCTTTCTTCGCGCGCGCTTCCTTCCACTGCTCAAGCTCTGAAACTGTTAATAATTGATATCCTTGTTTGGTCAATTCCTTGATAATCGTGACAGCTGCGTTTGCCGAGGTGTCATAGATGTCGTGCATTAAGACAGTTTCTCCGCTAGACGCATGTGTGAGAATGTAGTTGGCGACGTATTGGCTGTTGCGATATTTCCAGTCCTCAGGATCTACGTCCCAAAGCGTGACTTTCATGTTGACAGCTTCGTTGATCTGCCCATTTGTTCCACCATATGGCGGTCTAAAGTGAGTCGGTGTGAATCCGCCTGCTTTTTCAATAATTTGCTGCGTATCTTCTACTTGTTTGATAGCTTGTTTTAACGGCAGTCTTGTGAGTAAAGGATGGCTATAGGAATGATTTCCGATTTCATTCCCACCCTTTCTGATCTCACCCAGCATATCGGGGTAATATTGAACCCTGCTGCCTAATACAAAAAATGTCGCATGTCCTTTGTTTTCTTTTAAGGCTTTTAAAATTTTTGAGGTCGTGGATGGATTTGGTCCATCGTCAAATGTCAGGGCAATGGCTTTTTGATTTGGGTTGAATGTTGCCTGTTTTGGCAGTTTTACGAGCTTTCTTTTTGGGATCGGTTCTTTTTTCTCATTTTTGTTCTTTTCTTTATGAATATATTCAGGCTTTAACATTCCTTTAAGCACTGTTTTTTTAATCGCCAGCACTTGAGGGCCTTTTTTGTCTGGTGCGATTTGCCCTGCTGGAAAGTAAAATTCAATAAAACGATCCTTGATGGCAAAATACTGATAATGCTCTGCCGAAGGAGACGTTCCTTGCTTGAGCAAATGCTCATTTTCAGCAAGAGAGCGATCTTTTTTTAATTCATCAAATGTCATATGAGACAGTTTTTGCAGATCTTCTTTCTTTGATAAAAATAAATCATCTATTGATAAAAAATGCTGTTTCTTGAAATCAAAATTGAACAACTTCGTTTGATGTGCGCCTTTTACTCCGCCTTTCAATTCATATGTATTGAATTTGATCGCAGCGGTTTGTTTGGCATAATGAGTAATCTCGTAATCTATGTTTAATTCGTATCGATGATCTTCATCGACATCGCTTGCTTCACTAAATGATGTTTTGAATTTGTCGAGCGCTGTTTCTGCAAATCTTTTCATCTCTTGATCTAGCTTTTTTTGATGAAACACTGGATAGTTCACAGCATATCTCAAGTATCTCCCGTCATTCACGAGAGTGACAATTTCAACTTCTTTATAGCTCGCATCTGGTTCTACCTTCTTCTTCTCTGTCCCGCTTGCCTGCTGATTATGATAAAACGCAGCGATTCCGATGATGATTGCAAGTCCGCATAGGACGAGACTGATTTTCCATTTCATTGACACAATGATTCCCCTCTCGTGATGGCGTCATGTCTTGATGACGTGTGTTTGTAGGATAGACTTTGCGCCAACCCGATTTAGTTTTCAAAAAACACATTTGTCACATTTTCGTCACAATTAAGAGAGGTTGAAAAAAAGGGCTTGATCTCTCAGCCCTTTGATTATTTTTGCATATATAGTTGAAATAATTTCGTTTCTTCATCAATAGAACTCGCTCGATCAAAAGCCGCTCTAACCGTCTTCGTATTGTTCATGAGCTCATACAGCATTGTCAGGACAAAGATAAATGCCGCATCTCCATCAATGTAATCATCAGGCGCTGTATAGGACAAAGCACCTGCTTCTAAAAAGGCTTCTGCAAGTTTTTTCTCACCTAGTGTGCAGCCGGTTGATATGACGTGAACCCCTTTTAACGAAGCATACCGCTTGATTTCATCCGCTCCAAAAGTTACACCTCTAGGCTCCCCATCTTCGTATACATCTTCCCCTAACTCCGGCATGAGAAACGCTCCTTCTTCCCCATGAAAAGATAAAAGAAAGTAGTCCGTCTCCCTTCTATTTCTCCCAGATAACACATCAATCAGATCATTGGGTCTGCCTATCCAATGCATATCGACTTTTGCACCAAAGTTCTCAAATGCTGCACGCAGGGCAAAAGATTCTAGCTCACTATTTGGTCCTGTTGCTAATGTAATGCGCATGGTCTGTTGTTCCACTTGTATCTCCTCCAAACGATGATAAAAATAAACCCATTTTTTCTTCATCTGCATATGTATCCGTCCATTTTAGTGCACTGATCAATACATTTGCTCGATGTCCTGTCGTTCTCGTGCGAAGGAAAGAGCTTCCGTCATCAAGACTTGCCTACTCCCTTTCCGTGGGCACCAGCCGTTACATACATCACTGCTACATTCGCTCGGTGCTTTAATTTCTGTAAGGTTTCTTGGATGAGCGTGACCGTCCCCACAAGCTGCCCTTGATAAAAGGTGCCAAAGGTCCACATAGATTGTGCCGAAGTAAAACGAGCCGCATATTTGTCTTTTGTATCTATTTGTTCTTCTTCATAGCTCATCGCAAAGCCCTCTGGATGTAATCGCAGTGCTTCTAGTCTTAATGCTGTAAATTCTTCAGCATCACCTGCGTTAACAATTGAATATTCAGACAACCACCTCCAACAGAATGATTGATACTTCCAATTTTATCTTGAAAGGAGGTTTTGATCAAAGGATATTGATCCCTTAGCACCAATCTCTTTTCCTACATGCAATTAGACATGCTTATCCATCTGCGAAAACAAGGTATTTCCGATCATGTTTACTCGTTTTATCCTAGCAAAAACGATTCTTTTCTCACTTATCTTTTCACCTTTTTTATATTAATCTATAACTAATTCATGAAAAAAAAGAAAAAAAAGGATTGCTATGAATGAAAAGATATCATAAGATAGAATAGTAATAAAAAGTCAAAAAAGGGAGGAATTTGATATGACAGAAACAAGAAACGAAATCAAACTACATGTTCTTTTTGGTGCTTTAGCAGTAGGTTTCCTTATGCTAGCTCTTTTTTCCTTCTCGCTACAGATGCTGCCAGTTGCTGATCTAGCAAAAGAATTTGGTATTCCAGGCAGTGTTGCAGCTGTTGTTTTGAACGTTGTTGAAGCGGGCGGAGCTGTTACAACAATCGTCTCCATTTTAACTGCTGTAGGATCAGGTGGTCTTTCTCTTATTGCAGCGGCTGGTAAAGAGACCATTCGTCAGTACCTTAAAGCCCAAATTAAGAAAAAAGGCCGTAAAGCCGTTATTGCTTGGTAATTCATTTTTATGACTCAATAGAAGGAGACTTTGTTCTCCTTCTATTTAAATTTTGATGCAGGTGAGAAGATGTTATATCCATTATTATCACTACTTCTATCAATTAGAATTCAACAACAATATTCAAATCTAGCTCAGTTTATAATACGTAAGGTTCCATTTTTCACATCGTTTTCTTCTAAACAGTACATATTATTTTCTTGTATCCTTGATACTTTATTCGGATGTATGATTGTATTCGTTATTTCTTCGTTTCTTTACTCTCCGATCTATCAAATAGAATGGGAAAGTGCTTTTGTGATATTTTTGTTTCTTTTCTCTATCGTCAAAGGGATTGAATCTTATAGAAGAACTCATATTCTTCCTTTTGAAGAATTGATACAGCTTGCACCTGTTTCCTCAAGACACCTTTTCCAAACGCTTTTGTTTTCAGAACTGATCTGGTTGATGTTGACCAGTTTGAGTACTTATTTAATCTATTTTCTGTTTCAATATTCCATTGCACAAACACATGACTGGATATTCTGGTTAAAGCATCTCAATGTCATGTTGACAGGTTTCTTCCTTTTTATCGTCAGCAATAAGATATTTGGTGCTTACATCTATAATATTGTCGTGAAAAAAATCGGGATCATTCGTGTTCTTTTTTTCGCAAGCATCTCTTTACTTTTTTTCTTATTTGGAAGAGTCCTGATATTGAACATTATTTTCCCTTTTTATCACACCTTCCAACAACTTTTTCAGTCGATTTCATCGCTTGCAGAGGATTCGTTTTGGATTACACTTTCCAACAATTTGGTGGCTTTATATCAAAATGATCTTCAGCATATCCATCATGCTTTATTCTCAAAGGATTCTGTATTTCTACAATTTCAAGC is drawn from Bacillus pumilus and contains these coding sequences:
- a CDS encoding NUDIX hydrolase produces the protein MKRVDVVSAIIYDEEENMLMVKNVKGYWELPGGTVEKGEHLQQAVVREVKEETGYVCKVNELHSVR
- a CDS encoding uberolysin/carnocyclin family circular bacteriocin — translated: MTETRNEIKLHVLFGALAVGFLMLALFSFSLQMLPVADLAKEFGIPGSVAAVVLNVVEAGGAVTTIVSILTAVGSGGLSLIAAAGKETIRQYLKAQIKKKGRKAVIAW
- the fabF gene encoding beta-ketoacyl-ACP synthase II, which encodes MKRVVITGMGIISPLGNDVNSFWNQLVKGQSGISLIDSFDTIDYKTKIAGMVRDFDVDGIFGRKEAKRLDRFSQFALAAAEQALEKSQLQLDKVDLERLGVYVGSGIGGIQSLVDNVNVLNKRGPARVSPSLVPMMISNAAAAQISIRLGAQGPSLSPVTACSIGNTSIGEAFNAIRNDEADIIFAGGAEAAITQLSLASFGNAHALSTKNQDPSRASRPFDTDRDGFVMSEGAGILVLESLENAILRDAPILCEVVGYGASSDAHHMVASHPEGKGAYLAMKKALRSANISTGEIDVISAHATSTQIGDRSEILAIKKLFGEHSRKIPTTANKSMTGHMLGAAGGVEAIALVESLRQGIIPPTINVENLDPDCDLDVVSKTRNLPMKYGLSNSFGFGGHNSAIVLKNYD
- a CDS encoding polysaccharide deacetylase family protein, with product MSMKWKISLVLCGLAIIIGIAAFYHNQQASGTEKKKVEPDASYKEVEIVTLVNDGRYLRYAVNYPVFHQKKLDQEMKRFAETALDKFKTSFSEASDVDEDHRYELNIDYEITHYAKQTAAIKFNTYELKGGVKGAHQTKLFNFDFKKQHFLSIDDLFLSKKEDLQKLSHMTFDELKKDRSLAENEHLLKQGTSPSAEHYQYFAIKDRFIEFYFPAGQIAPDKKGPQVLAIKKTVLKGMLKPEYIHKEKNKNEKKEPIPKRKLVKLPKQATFNPNQKAIALTFDDGPNPSTTSKILKALKENKGHATFFVLGSRVQYYPDMLGEIRKGGNEIGNHSYSHPLLTRLPLKQAIKQVEDTQQIIEKAGGFTPTHFRPPYGGTNGQINEAVNMKVTLWDVDPEDWKYRNSQYVANYILTHASSGETVLMHDIYDTSANAAVTIIKELTKQGYQLLTVSELEQWKEARAKKGESNT